One Novosphingobium sp. EMRT-2 DNA segment encodes these proteins:
- the ndk gene encoding nucleoside-diphosphate kinase: protein MAVTRTFSIIKPDATRRNLTGAVTAKLEEAGLRVVASKRIHMSRAQAEGFYAVHKERPFFGELVEFMISGPVVVQVLEGEDAVKRNRDIMGATNPKDAAEGTIRKLFAESIEANSVHGSDSEENAAIEIAFFFKPEEIVG from the coding sequence ATGGCGGTTACCCGCACGTTTTCGATCATCAAGCCCGACGCCACCCGTCGGAACCTGACGGGCGCCGTGACGGCGAAGCTCGAGGAAGCGGGCCTGCGCGTCGTCGCCTCCAAGCGCATCCACATGAGCCGTGCGCAGGCCGAAGGCTTCTACGCGGTGCACAAGGAACGCCCCTTCTTCGGCGAACTCGTCGAATTCATGATCTCCGGTCCGGTCGTGGTGCAGGTGCTCGAAGGCGAGGACGCCGTGAAGCGCAACCGCGACATCATGGGCGCAACCAACCCCAAGGATGCCGCCGAAGGCACGATCCGCAAGCTCTTCGCCGAATCGATCGAGGCCAATTCGGTCCACGGTTCGGATTCCGAAGAGAACGCCGCGATCGAGATCGCGTTCTTCTTCAAGCCGGAAGAAATCGTCGGCTGA
- the cls gene encoding cardiolipin synthase — MTLYQLEVTGALLLVAAEIWALLRAMLRPHREPESRVAWLVVILMFPVIGVLGYLLLGETLLSRERRRRGAAIDAALPRPPGDMAAHCQVSQSPYAAPFALASTVNELEPGGGNAARLFTDSNAAIDGMIADIDSARDTVHLCFYIWLPDNNGTRLAETMARAARRGVRVRVLADALGSRLMTSSPLWRMMREAGVEALPALPVGNVLWTMLRGRVDLRNHRKVLVIDNRIAWCGSQNAADPEFRIKPRFAPWVDIMTRWEGPVTRQCQFLFASDWMAEGGDDVSPLLIDACEETDERPGDIIAQVIGTGPTLTYAAMTACFAELIHSARRELVISTPYFVPDEQLLYALLSTARRGVDTVLIVPARNDSRFVAAACRSYYHALLEAGVKIHEYRPGLLHAKTMAVDGQVTMIGSANLDRRSFELNYENNILFLDPALTSAIRATQDHWIAQSVPITAATVAGYSLPRRLWQNLAAMMSPLL, encoded by the coding sequence ATGACGCTTTACCAGCTTGAAGTGACCGGCGCGCTCCTTCTCGTCGCGGCGGAAATATGGGCGCTGCTGCGCGCCATGCTGCGGCCGCACCGCGAACCCGAATCGCGCGTCGCCTGGCTGGTGGTCATCCTGATGTTCCCAGTCATCGGCGTGCTGGGCTACCTGCTGCTGGGCGAAACGCTGCTCAGCCGCGAACGGCGGCGGCGCGGCGCCGCGATCGATGCCGCCCTGCCCCGCCCGCCCGGGGACATGGCCGCGCATTGCCAGGTGAGCCAGAGTCCCTATGCAGCGCCGTTCGCGCTGGCGAGCACGGTAAACGAGCTGGAGCCGGGCGGTGGCAACGCGGCCCGCCTGTTCACCGACAGCAACGCCGCGATCGACGGCATGATCGCGGACATCGACTCGGCGCGGGACACGGTCCACCTGTGCTTCTACATCTGGCTGCCCGACAACAACGGCACGCGGCTGGCCGAAACCATGGCCCGCGCCGCCCGACGCGGCGTGCGCGTGCGCGTGCTGGCCGATGCGCTGGGATCGCGCCTGATGACGTCGTCGCCGCTGTGGCGGATGATGCGCGAGGCGGGCGTGGAAGCCCTGCCCGCGCTGCCGGTGGGCAACGTGCTGTGGACGATGCTGCGCGGCCGCGTGGACTTGCGCAACCACCGCAAGGTACTGGTGATCGACAACCGCATCGCCTGGTGCGGCAGCCAGAACGCCGCCGATCCCGAATTCCGCATCAAGCCCCGCTTCGCGCCGTGGGTGGACATCATGACCCGCTGGGAAGGACCGGTAACGCGGCAATGCCAGTTCCTGTTCGCGTCCGACTGGATGGCCGAAGGCGGGGACGACGTATCACCGTTGCTGATCGACGCTTGCGAGGAGACGGACGAACGGCCGGGCGACATCATCGCCCAGGTCATCGGCACCGGCCCCACGCTGACGTATGCGGCGATGACCGCCTGCTTCGCCGAACTCATCCATTCCGCGCGGCGCGAACTGGTAATCAGCACGCCCTATTTCGTGCCAGACGAACAGTTGCTCTACGCGCTGCTCTCCACCGCGCGGCGCGGCGTGGACACGGTGCTGATCGTGCCCGCGCGCAACGACAGCCGCTTCGTGGCCGCCGCCTGCCGCAGCTATTACCACGCGCTGCTGGAAGCCGGGGTGAAGATCCACGAGTACCGGCCCGGCCTGCTCCACGCCAAGACCATGGCCGTCGACGGACAGGTAACGATGATCGGCTCGGCCAATCTCGACCGCCGCAGCTTCGAGCTGAACTACGAGAACAACATCCTGTTTCTCGATCCGGCGCTGACGAGCGCGATCCGGGCCACGCAGGACCACTGGATCGCGCAGTCCGTGCCCATCACCGCCGCGACCGTGGCCGGATACAGCCTGCCCCGCCGCCTGTGGCAGAACCTTGCCGCGATGATGAGCCCGCTGCTCTGA
- a CDS encoding leucyl aminopeptidase — MNVVFRPAAQARPRLVATLVPQGDFPAQADAVVRDGAAAARFTGKTGQVFEAFAQGADGLQRLAFAGIGDVAAADRLSALERAGAALTAKYLTSGETALGIDFTGSGLSADEAVAVLFGALLRGWRLDDYRTKLTDEQKPSLAEIVAIGAPDGTEAAWQAEAALAEGVAFTRELVTEPANVIYPESFVARAQERLAGLGVEIRVLDRAEMTELGMGALLGVAQGSVREPRILAMRWKGKAGTKPTAFVGKGVTFDTGGISIKPAAGMEDMKWDMGGAAAVAGTMLALAKRKAEADVIGVCGLVENMPDGNAQRPGDVVTSMSGQTIEVINTDAEGRLVLCDALTWVQKEYAPATIVDLATLTGAMIISLGHEHAGLFANDDLLASQLDAAGKASGDKLWRFPIGPAYDKLIDSPIADMKNVGPRYGGSITAAQFIQRFVDKGVAWAHLDIAGTVWADKPGATWDKGATGFGVRLLDRYVRDVLEA; from the coding sequence ATGAACGTTGTTTTCCGCCCGGCCGCCCAAGCCCGTCCCCGTCTGGTGGCCACACTGGTGCCGCAGGGCGACTTTCCGGCGCAGGCCGATGCCGTCGTGCGCGATGGCGCTGCCGCCGCGCGCTTCACCGGCAAGACCGGGCAGGTGTTCGAAGCCTTCGCGCAAGGGGCGGACGGTCTCCAGCGGCTCGCTTTCGCCGGAATCGGCGATGTGGCGGCGGCCGATCGCCTCTCGGCGCTGGAACGCGCCGGCGCGGCGCTGACCGCGAAATACCTGACCTCGGGCGAAACCGCGCTCGGGATCGATTTCACCGGCAGCGGTCTCTCGGCGGACGAAGCCGTGGCCGTGCTGTTCGGCGCGCTGCTGCGCGGCTGGCGCCTCGATGACTATCGCACGAAGCTGACCGACGAACAGAAGCCCTCGCTCGCCGAAATCGTCGCGATCGGCGCGCCCGATGGCACGGAAGCCGCGTGGCAGGCGGAAGCTGCGCTGGCCGAAGGCGTGGCCTTCACCCGCGAACTGGTGACCGAGCCGGCGAACGTGATCTATCCCGAAAGCTTCGTCGCCCGCGCGCAGGAGCGGCTGGCCGGCCTCGGCGTGGAAATCCGCGTGCTCGACAGGGCGGAAATGACCGAACTGGGCATGGGTGCGCTGCTCGGCGTGGCGCAGGGATCGGTCCGCGAACCGCGCATCCTGGCGATGCGCTGGAAGGGCAAGGCCGGGACCAAGCCGACCGCGTTCGTGGGCAAGGGCGTGACGTTCGACACCGGCGGCATCTCGATCAAGCCGGCCGCCGGCATGGAAGACATGAAGTGGGACATGGGCGGCGCCGCTGCCGTTGCCGGCACCATGCTCGCCCTGGCGAAGCGCAAGGCCGAAGCCGACGTGATCGGCGTGTGCGGGCTGGTCGAGAACATGCCCGATGGCAACGCGCAGCGCCCCGGCGATGTCGTCACCTCGATGTCGGGGCAGACCATCGAGGTCATCAACACCGATGCCGAAGGCCGTCTCGTGCTGTGCGACGCGCTGACCTGGGTGCAGAAGGAATATGCGCCCGCCACGATCGTTGACCTTGCCACGCTGACCGGCGCGATGATCATCTCGCTCGGCCATGAACACGCCGGCCTCTTCGCCAACGACGACCTGCTCGCCAGCCAGCTCGATGCGGCGGGCAAGGCCAGCGGGGACAAGCTGTGGCGCTTCCCGATCGGCCCGGCTTACGACAAGCTGATCGACAGCCCCATCGCCGACATGAAGAACGTGGGGCCGCGCTATGGCGGGTCGATCACCGCCGCGCAGTTCATCCAGCGCTTCGTCGACAAGGGTGTGGCCTGGGCGCACCTCGACATCGCTGGCACGGTCTGGGCGGACAAGCCCGGCGCGACCTGGGACAAGGGTGCGACCGGCTTCGGCGTGCGCTTGCTCGACCGCTACGTGCGCGACGTGCTGGAAGCCTGA
- a CDS encoding peptidylprolyl isomerase translates to MTRTVRLPSPIRRPLIGQSALVLGLAAMVAAPIASTASAQAVRESADANGALNIPANPTLFGKSDPNVRRATAIVNGEIVTGTDVEQRLALIVNANGNKVGPEEMDRLRLQVLRNLIDETLQIQEAKAADIQIGDDEVNQTFERVATQNFGQSVPALEKYLASIGSSAASLKRQIKGELSWQRLLRRNVQPFINVSDGEVREMMERLQASKGTEEYRIGEIFLSATDETQQQVRANAEKIVEQIKQGGSFVAYARQFSEASTAAVGGDLGWIRLGQLPNELATTAAGMAPGQLAGPIPIPGGFSILYLIDKRQVLTADPRDAVLSLKQISISFPKGTTEKQAADKAAGFASMVKTIHGCGEAEKAAATIGASVVANDQIKARDLPGALQETLLKLSVGEATPPFGSIEDGVRVLLLCGRDDPKVDSGPSFDELQQQMEDDRVNKRAQTYLRDLRRDAVIEYN, encoded by the coding sequence ATGACGCGTACCGTCCGCCTTCCTTCCCCGATCCGTCGTCCCCTGATCGGCCAGAGCGCGCTGGTTCTGGGCCTTGCCGCCATGGTCGCGGCGCCGATCGCCTCAACCGCAAGCGCGCAGGCCGTGCGGGAAAGCGCCGACGCGAATGGCGCGCTGAACATACCGGCCAACCCCACCCTGTTCGGCAAGAGCGATCCCAACGTCCGCCGCGCCACCGCGATCGTGAACGGCGAGATCGTGACCGGCACCGACGTGGAACAGCGCCTGGCGCTGATCGTCAACGCCAACGGCAACAAGGTGGGGCCGGAGGAAATGGACCGCCTGCGCCTGCAGGTACTGCGCAACCTGATCGACGAAACGCTGCAGATCCAGGAAGCCAAGGCCGCCGACATCCAGATCGGCGATGACGAGGTGAACCAGACGTTCGAGCGCGTGGCCACGCAGAACTTCGGCCAGTCGGTGCCGGCGCTGGAAAAGTACCTCGCCTCGATCGGCTCGTCGGCTGCCTCGCTCAAGCGCCAGATCAAGGGCGAGCTTTCGTGGCAGCGCCTGCTGCGCCGCAACGTCCAGCCCTTCATCAACGTCTCCGACGGCGAAGTGCGCGAAATGATGGAGCGGCTCCAGGCGTCGAAGGGCACCGAGGAATACCGCATCGGCGAAATCTTCCTGTCGGCGACGGACGAAACCCAGCAGCAGGTCCGCGCCAACGCCGAAAAGATCGTCGAGCAGATCAAGCAGGGCGGCAGCTTCGTTGCCTATGCGCGCCAGTTCTCCGAAGCCTCGACGGCGGCGGTCGGCGGCGATCTCGGCTGGATCCGCCTCGGCCAGTTGCCCAACGAACTGGCCACGACCGCGGCCGGCATGGCCCCCGGCCAGCTTGCCGGCCCGATCCCGATTCCCGGCGGCTTCTCGATCCTCTACCTGATCGACAAGCGCCAGGTGCTGACCGCCGATCCGCGCGACGCCGTGCTCAGCCTCAAGCAGATCTCGATCTCGTTCCCCAAGGGCACCACTGAAAAGCAGGCCGCCGACAAGGCCGCCGGCTTCGCCAGCATGGTGAAGACGATCCACGGCTGCGGCGAAGCGGAAAAGGCGGCCGCCACGATCGGCGCATCGGTGGTCGCCAACGACCAGATCAAGGCGCGCGACCTGCCCGGCGCGCTGCAGGAAACGCTGCTCAAGCTCTCGGTGGGCGAGGCTACCCCGCCGTTCGGATCGATCGAGGACGGCGTGCGCGTGCTGCTGCTGTGCGGGCGTGACGATCCCAAGGTGGATTCCGGCCCGAGCTTCGACGAATTGCAGCAGCAGATGGAAGACGATCGCGTCAACAAGCGCGCGCAGACCTACCTGCGCGATCTGCGACGCGACGCGGTGATCGAATACAACTGA
- a CDS encoding LPS-assembly protein LptD, with translation MTAGVALIPFSRELAGSLALGLMIGVAWPALAQTAVPASPPAPAPSTPPPADSDDDTPVQFAADKVEYANDSDVVTARGNVVLRREEQSVRADTITWNRKTGAIQAQGNVRMVDDVGNIVYTDKADLTEELKAGAMDDLLVVMREGGRLAAKSGEREDNGDIILHDAAYSGCAIEDIEGCAKKPSWEITAVRVHYDDKQKRVRYKGAVLHVFGVPLLPLPGLAHTSDFRAVSGLLIPDFRLGASNGAELGLTWYWRIADNKDLAVTGNFYTGSLPMVKTRYRQLTESGAFQITGYLTRSSVISVSGNTGAQNQQFRGYFEGNGRFQLSDNWSISGYGRIASDRTFLRRYDLGRDDRLRSSINLERIDDNSYFSLAGWAVQTLRVGYAQGQVPIAIPAIDYRRRLDVPGVGGKLELQANTLAITRTGGQDTQRAFARAQWDLRTVTGMGQVITLTGLLRGDVYHSDQNALTPTVLYRGNPGWQARGIATAAVDVRWPFVGEFLGGTQVLTPRFQIVATPHVRNLSIPNEDSRSVDLDDANLFSLNRFPGYDRIEDGVRFTYGFDWSLTRPGWRVSTTVGQSYRLSNDMTLLPDGTGLTTRASDIVGRTDLRFDDIVKFTHRFRLDHNDFVLRRNEFDATIGGHKSYFEVGYLRLNRDIASTFEDLRDRQELRFTGRVAFAKYWSVFGSGVVNLTPRAEDPTNTASDGFQMLRHRLGFAYTDDCLDLSFTWVRDYVTTGDAKQGNGFSFSLSLRSLGGR, from the coding sequence ATGACCGCAGGCGTGGCGCTGATCCCGTTTTCCCGTGAACTGGCGGGCAGTCTGGCCTTGGGCCTGATGATCGGCGTGGCCTGGCCCGCCCTGGCGCAGACGGCCGTTCCGGCCTCCCCGCCCGCCCCTGCGCCATCCACCCCGCCCCCCGCCGATTCGGACGATGACACCCCTGTCCAGTTCGCGGCGGACAAGGTCGAATACGCGAACGACTCCGACGTCGTCACCGCCCGGGGCAATGTGGTGCTGCGGCGCGAGGAACAGTCGGTGCGCGCCGATACGATCACCTGGAACCGCAAGACCGGCGCGATTCAGGCGCAAGGCAACGTCCGCATGGTCGATGACGTGGGCAACATCGTCTATACCGACAAGGCCGACCTGACCGAGGAACTGAAGGCCGGCGCGATGGACGACCTGCTGGTCGTAATGCGCGAAGGCGGCCGGCTGGCGGCAAAGAGCGGCGAGCGCGAGGACAATGGCGACATCATCCTGCACGATGCCGCCTATTCGGGCTGCGCGATCGAGGACATCGAGGGCTGCGCCAAGAAGCCGAGCTGGGAAATCACCGCCGTCCGCGTCCATTACGACGACAAGCAGAAGCGCGTCCGCTACAAGGGCGCGGTGCTGCACGTGTTCGGCGTGCCGCTGCTGCCGCTGCCCGGCCTTGCCCACACATCGGACTTCCGCGCCGTCAGCGGGTTGCTGATCCCGGACTTCCGGCTGGGCGCATCGAACGGCGCCGAACTGGGCCTGACGTGGTACTGGCGCATCGCCGACAACAAGGACCTGGCGGTGACCGGCAACTTCTACACCGGCTCGCTGCCGATGGTGAAGACCCGCTACCGCCAGCTGACCGAAAGCGGCGCCTTCCAGATCACGGGCTACCTCACGCGCAGCTCGGTGATCTCGGTCTCGGGCAATACCGGTGCGCAGAACCAGCAGTTCCGTGGCTATTTCGAAGGCAACGGCCGCTTTCAGTTGTCCGACAACTGGAGCATTTCGGGCTACGGCCGCATCGCCAGCGACCGCACCTTCCTGCGCCGCTACGACTTGGGCCGCGACGACCGGCTGCGCTCCTCGATCAATCTCGAACGCATCGACGACAACAGCTATTTCAGCTTGGCCGGCTGGGCGGTGCAGACGCTGCGCGTCGGCTACGCCCAGGGACAGGTGCCGATCGCGATTCCGGCGATCGACTATCGCCGGCGGCTCGATGTGCCGGGCGTGGGCGGCAAGCTGGAGCTTCAGGCCAACACGCTGGCGATCACGCGCACCGGCGGGCAGGATACGCAGCGCGCCTTCGCCCGCGCGCAATGGGACCTGCGCACCGTGACCGGCATGGGCCAGGTCATCACACTGACCGGGTTGCTGCGCGGCGACGTCTATCACAGCGACCAGAACGCGCTGACGCCAACCGTGCTCTATCGCGGCAATCCCGGCTGGCAGGCACGCGGCATCGCCACGGCCGCGGTCGACGTGCGCTGGCCCTTCGTGGGCGAATTCCTGGGCGGCACGCAGGTTCTGACCCCGCGCTTCCAGATCGTGGCGACGCCGCATGTGCGCAACCTGTCGATCCCCAACGAGGATTCGCGCTCGGTCGATCTCGACGACGCCAACCTGTTCTCGCTGAACCGGTTTCCCGGATACGACCGGATCGAGGACGGCGTCCGCTTCACCTACGGCTTCGACTGGAGCCTGACCCGGCCCGGCTGGCGCGTTTCCACCACGGTGGGGCAAAGCTACCGCCTGTCCAACGACATGACCCTGCTGCCGGACGGCACCGGCCTGACCACCCGCGCGTCCGACATCGTTGGCAGGACGGACCTGCGCTTTGACGACATCGTCAAGTTCACGCACCGGTTCCGGCTGGATCACAACGATTTCGTGCTGCGCCGCAACGAATTCGACGCGACCATCGGCGGACACAAGTCCTACTTCGAAGTAGGCTATCTGCGCCTCAACCGCGACATCGCCTCCACCTTCGAGGACTTGCGCGACCGGCAGGAGTTGCGCTTCACCGGGCGCGTGGCTTTCGCGAAATACTGGTCGGTGTTCGGATCGGGCGTGGTCAACCTGACGCCCCGCGCCGAGGACCCGACGAACACCGCTTCCGACGGGTTCCAGATGCTGCGGCACCGGCTGGGCTTCGCCTATACCGACGACTGCCTGGATCTTTCGTTCACCTGGGTGCGCGACTACGTGACGACGGGCGACGCGAAGCAGGGCAACGGCTTCTCGTTCTCGCTGTCGCTGCGCAGCCTGGGCGGGCGCTGA
- a CDS encoding DNA polymerase III subunit chi yields MRVDFYQLSRDPAEGVLPLIARNTLGAGARLLVVSEDEAQLGRIGEALWTRLPDSFLAHGRAGGAHDSRQPILLSDTVNPANGARFLALADGLWRDAAEGAEDFERVFLLFPADRIDGARDCWRMLGQREGVDRRYWRQDGGKWREGP; encoded by the coding sequence GTGCGCGTTGATTTCTACCAGTTGAGCCGCGATCCCGCCGAAGGCGTGCTGCCGCTGATCGCGCGCAACACTCTGGGGGCGGGCGCCCGGCTGCTGGTGGTGTCGGAAGACGAGGCGCAGCTTGGCCGCATCGGCGAGGCGCTGTGGACGCGCCTGCCTGACAGCTTTCTTGCGCATGGACGGGCGGGCGGCGCGCACGACAGCCGCCAGCCCATTCTCCTGTCCGACACGGTGAATCCCGCCAACGGCGCGCGCTTCCTGGCGCTGGCGGATGGCCTGTGGCGCGATGCGGCGGAAGGCGCGGAGGATTTCGAACGCGTGTTCCTGCTGTTCCCGGCCGATCGCATCGACGGCGCGCGCGATTGCTGGCGAATGCTGGGCCAGCGCGAAGGCGTGGACCGGCGCTATTGGCGGCAGGACGGCGGCAAATGGCGCGAGGGGCCTTAG
- the purM gene encoding phosphoribosylformylglycinamidine cyclo-ligase, which translates to MASDTNTPPQSYSYEQAGVSIAAGNALVKAIGPLARATARPGADAELGGFGGFFDLRAAGYKDPLLVAGNDGVGTKVKLAIDHDRHDHIGIDLVAMCVNDLIVQGAEPLFFLDYFATGKLDNGVAERVVAGIAEGCKIAGCALIGGETAEMPGMYGPGDYDLAGFCVGAVERGEQLTGDRVAEGDVLLGLASSGVHSNGYSLVRRLAADKGWKLERPALFDNERLLIDYLIEPTRIYVKSLLPVVRSGRVHALAHITGGGLLENVPRVLPAGFHARIDADAWEQPRLMAFLQAQGNIEPQEMARTFNCGVGMVLAVAPADVASVTADLAAAGETVFRVGEIVKGDKGCTVTGGAETWSARAAWEATHLG; encoded by the coding sequence ATGGCAAGCGACACCAACACTCCGCCCCAAAGCTACAGCTACGAACAGGCTGGCGTTTCCATCGCCGCAGGCAATGCGCTGGTCAAGGCGATCGGCCCTCTGGCCCGTGCCACCGCCCGCCCCGGCGCGGACGCGGAACTCGGCGGGTTCGGTGGCTTTTTCGACCTGCGCGCCGCCGGCTACAAGGACCCGCTGCTGGTGGCCGGGAACGATGGCGTGGGCACCAAGGTCAAGCTGGCCATCGACCACGACCGACACGACCATATCGGTATCGATCTTGTCGCGATGTGCGTGAACGACCTGATCGTACAGGGCGCGGAGCCGCTGTTCTTCCTCGACTACTTCGCCACCGGCAAGCTGGATAACGGCGTGGCGGAGCGGGTCGTCGCCGGCATCGCCGAAGGCTGCAAGATCGCCGGCTGCGCGCTGATCGGTGGCGAAACGGCGGAAATGCCGGGCATGTACGGCCCCGGCGACTACGACCTTGCCGGCTTCTGCGTGGGCGCGGTGGAACGTGGCGAACAACTGACCGGCGATCGCGTGGCGGAAGGCGACGTGCTGCTGGGGCTGGCTTCGTCGGGCGTCCATTCCAACGGCTATTCGCTGGTGCGCCGCCTCGCCGCCGACAAGGGCTGGAAGCTCGAACGCCCGGCCCTGTTCGACAACGAGCGGCTGCTGATCGATTACCTGATCGAACCGACGCGGATCTACGTGAAAAGCCTGCTGCCCGTGGTCCGTTCGGGCCGGGTCCACGCGCTGGCGCATATCACCGGCGGCGGACTGCTCGAAAACGTGCCCCGCGTGCTGCCCGCCGGGTTTCACGCGCGGATCGACGCCGATGCCTGGGAACAGCCGCGCCTGATGGCGTTCCTGCAGGCGCAGGGCAACATCGAGCCGCAGGAAATGGCGCGCACGTTCAACTGCGGCGTCGGCATGGTGCTGGCGGTCGCGCCAGCGGACGTCGCCTCGGTCACCGCCGATCTCGCAGCGGCGGGCGAGACCGTGTTCCGCGTGGGCGAGATCGTGAAGGGCGACAAGGGCTGCACCGTGACCGGTGGCGCCGAAACCTGGTCCGCGCGCGCCGCATGGGAAGCGACGCACCTTGGCTGA
- the purN gene encoding phosphoribosylglycinamide formyltransferase: MAALLYASRAENCPYRIVLVLSNNPEASGLKLAAAEGVATFCLPHKGMARADHDAAMEAEVIKAGARFIALAGYMRILSPAFVGRWEGRMLNIHPSLLPKYKGLHTHDRAIEAGDSHGGCSVHLVTAELDDGPILGQTPVAILPGDSDDTLAARVLIAEHQLYSRVLADFVTRETAPDYLVAQVRERAMALPEADEVTSHGMPCFGVLKGKKFAYVSVDHHGDGKTALLVKISGLDEQEQLIESDPTRYYRPAYFGDGWIAIRLDLGDTDWDGIADWLRRSWAAIAPKRLAAMMEF; this comes from the coding sequence ATGGCCGCGCTGCTCTATGCCAGCCGGGCGGAAAACTGTCCGTACCGCATCGTCCTGGTGCTTTCGAACAACCCCGAAGCATCGGGGCTGAAGCTGGCCGCAGCCGAAGGCGTGGCCACGTTCTGCCTGCCGCACAAGGGCATGGCGCGCGCCGACCACGACGCGGCGATGGAAGCCGAAGTCATCAAGGCCGGCGCGCGCTTCATCGCGCTGGCGGGATACATGCGCATCCTGTCCCCCGCCTTCGTCGGCCGCTGGGAAGGCCGGATGCTCAACATCCACCCGTCGCTGCTGCCGAAGTACAAGGGCCTGCACACGCACGACCGCGCGATCGAGGCGGGCGACAGCCATGGCGGCTGCTCGGTCCATCTCGTCACTGCCGAACTCGACGACGGCCCGATCCTGGGCCAGACGCCGGTGGCGATCCTGCCCGGCGATAGCGACGACACGCTGGCCGCGCGGGTGCTGATCGCGGAACACCAGCTCTATTCGCGCGTGCTGGCCGACTTTGTGACACGCGAAACCGCGCCGGACTACCTTGTCGCGCAAGTGCGCGAACGCGCCATGGCGCTGCCCGAGGCGGACGAAGTCACCAGCCACGGCATGCCCTGCTTCGGCGTGCTGAAGGGCAAGAAGTTCGCCTACGTCTCGGTGGACCATCATGGCGACGGCAAGACGGCGCTGCTGGTCAAGATCAGCGGGCTGGACGAGCAGGAACAGCTGATCGAAAGCGACCCGACGCGCTATTACCGGCCGGCCTATTTCGGCGATGGCTGGATCGCGATCCGGCTCGACCTGGGCGATACCGACTGGGACGGCATCGCCGACTGGCTGCGCCGAAGCTGGGCCGCCATCGCTCCCAAGCGCTTGGCCGCAATGATGGAATTCTGA
- a CDS encoding heavy-metal-associated domain-containing protein, with translation MPKLSRKAWIAAGIGGASALALVFAGPALLAQIEGDRGIAPIASNGDFEVSGIDVNVSGDNAEDARIKGWREAQRKGWEKLWEHNHLGGGGGAPALDDGTIDSLVSAVVVEKEEIGPHRYIARLGLIFDRARTAQYLGLQGAHAKSAPMLVIPVLYQGGAGSVFETRTPWQKAWADFRTGESVIDYVRPNGGGADSLLLTVGQVSRRSRNWWRLILDEFGAADVVVPIARLERQWPGGPIRGTFTARYGPDNRFLGSFQLTAESEDKLPAMLADAVRRIDGIYAGALANGQLTPDPTINMATKIDPKLIEQALGQLGPAPAAAPVAGTDGVPGAVASTTAAPAATFIVQFATPDGAAVDSGLAGVRAAAGVQGVATTSIAIGGTSVMRVTFAGDLDALAAALRAQGWKVTQGANALSIRK, from the coding sequence ATGCCGAAGTTGAGCCGGAAGGCCTGGATCGCCGCGGGAATCGGCGGTGCGTCGGCGCTCGCGCTGGTTTTCGCCGGCCCCGCGCTGCTCGCGCAGATCGAGGGCGATCGCGGTATCGCGCCGATCGCCAGCAACGGCGATTTCGAGGTCAGCGGCATTGATGTGAACGTCTCGGGCGACAATGCCGAGGACGCGCGCATCAAGGGCTGGCGTGAAGCGCAGCGCAAGGGCTGGGAAAAGTTGTGGGAACACAACCACCTGGGCGGTGGCGGCGGTGCACCGGCGCTGGATGACGGCACGATCGATTCGCTGGTTTCGGCGGTGGTGGTCGAAAAGGAGGAAATCGGCCCGCACCGCTATATCGCGCGGCTGGGCCTGATCTTCGATCGCGCGCGGACGGCGCAATATCTGGGCTTGCAGGGCGCGCACGCCAAGTCCGCGCCGATGCTGGTGATTCCCGTGCTCTATCAGGGCGGCGCCGGTTCGGTTTTCGAAACGCGCACACCCTGGCAGAAGGCCTGGGCCGATTTCCGCACCGGGGAAAGCGTGATCGACTACGTGCGCCCCAACGGTGGCGGCGCCGATTCGCTGCTGCTCACGGTCGGGCAGGTTTCGCGCCGCAGCCGCAACTGGTGGCGGCTGATTCTCGATGAATTCGGCGCGGCGGATGTCGTCGTGCCGATCGCGCGGCTGGAACGGCAATGGCCTGGCGGCCCGATTCGCGGCACCTTCACCGCGCGCTATGGCCCCGACAACCGCTTCCTGGGCAGCTTCCAGCTGACCGCCGAGAGCGAGGACAAGCTGCCGGCAATGCTGGCCGACGCTGTGCGCCGGATCGACGGCATCTATGCGGGCGCGCTGGCCAATGGCCAGTTGACCCCCGACCCGACGATCAACATGGCGACCAAGATCGATCCCAAACTGATCGAACAGGCGCTGGGGCAGCTCGGCCCGGCGCCCGCTGCGGCTCCGGTGGCCGGGACCGACGGCGTTCCGGGGGCCGTGGCGTCGACCACGGCGGCGCCCGCCGCCACCTTCATCGTGCAATTCGCCACGCCCGACGGCGCGGCGGTCGATTCGGGGCTGGCCGGTGTTCGCGCGGCGGCCGGGGTGCAGGGCGTGGCGACGACCAGCATCGCGATCGGCGGCACTTCGGTCATGCGCGTGACGTTCGCCGGCGATCTCGACGCGCTGGCGGCGGCCTTGCGCGCGCAGGGCTGGAAAGTCACGCAGGGCGCCAATGCGCTTTCCATCCGCAAGTAA